The genomic window AGGACTGTGGAGAAAATAGCGATGCCGGGCCACATCGCCATCCACGGCGCGCTGGAGATGTAGCGCTGCGCGGTGTTCAGCATCGAACCCCAGGAAGGGTCCGGCGGTTGCAGGCCGAGGCCGAGGAAGGACAGGCTTGCCTCCGAAATGATGGCGGACGCAATCGTCAGCGTCGCCTGTACGGTGAGTTGCGGCAGGATATTGGGCAGGATGTGGCGCACCGCGATACGCCAGCGCGGATTGCCGACAACACTGGCCGCCTCGACATATTCCTCGTTCCGGATCGACAGCACCTGTCCGCGCGACAGCCGGATGAACAGCGGCGTCGCGGTGATGCCGATGGCGATCATCGCATTGGTGAGGCTCGGCCCGAGGAACGAGGCGAGCGCGATGGCGAGGATCAGCGAGGGGCATGCGAGCAGCGCGTCGGTGAACCGGCTGATGAAACCGTCTGTAATGCCGCCAAGAAAGCCTGCGGCAAGCCCGAGCGGCACACCGATCGCTATCGCGATCGCAACCGAGGTAAGGCCCGCCAGAAGCGAGGCTCGGGTGCCCCAGATGATGCGTGAGAGAATGTCGCGACCGACCTCGTCGGTTCCCATCCAGTGGGCAAGAGAGGGCGCTTGGCGCACCGCAGTCCAGCTTTGCGCGGTCGGATCGTAAGGGGCAAGCAGCGGCGCGAAGGCCGCGATAAAAAGCATGAACAGCACCACGAAAAGGCCGACAAGTGCGCTTTTGCGGCGGCAAAGACGCCGCCAGACGCGGCTTTGAAAAAAGCCGAGGACTGGCAGGCGTGCGGCCTTCTCTGTGTCCGGGATCGCTGACATGGTTAGCCTCGCAGTCTCGGATTGACGAGTATGTACCCGATATCCGCCAGAAGGTTGAGAAGGATGTAGAACACGGCCGT from Martelella sp. NC20 includes these protein-coding regions:
- a CDS encoding ABC transporter permease, whose amino-acid sequence is MSAIPDTEKAARLPVLGFFQSRVWRRLCRRKSALVGLFVVLFMLFIAAFAPLLAPYDPTAQSWTAVRQAPSLAHWMGTDEVGRDILSRIIWGTRASLLAGLTSVAIAIAIGVPLGLAAGFLGGITDGFISRFTDALLACPSLILAIALASFLGPSLTNAMIAIGITATPLFIRLSRGQVLSIRNEEYVEAASVVGNPRWRIAVRHILPNILPQLTVQATLTIASAIISEASLSFLGLGLQPPDPSWGSMLNTAQRYISSAPWMAMWPGIAIFSTVLAFNLLGDGLRDALDPRAR